The DNA segment TTAATGTACCAAAAttagaatttctttttttttggagcTTGTGGGTtcaataattttcaaataatataattttatattctcgTTCTCTTTTCTAGTTTTTCTTAAACAATATAATTTTATCTcctctttatcttatcttagtttttataatcttttaagaaattattttttaaaataccttttgtgttaatttattaatgtaattttttaaaaaatataaaaaataatattgaatattcaatattaatattctatttttttctaacCTTTGCAATTAATTTATCACTTTAATATTGTTTTGtaaattttatcttataatatataaaaaacttGATGAATTTGATTAATAACGATCATACTTCTAAAGAAAAAAttgtttattataaaattaaaaattgagttTAAATGTATTTATTAAACGAAAAAGACTAACAGATATTCTTAACAAAACTTTAATGTAATTtgctattattatatattttgcgTACTTTTGGCCTCACCAAAGAATTTTCTCAAGCTTCACTATCGATAGTCACTACTTTAAATATCAGATCAATACAACTTTacggttaaaaaattttgatatgaaaataaaatgagtgaTATACTTTAACATggtaattttttgtgttttttaaaattgtgggagtacacaaatcggaccctccgatttgtgtttaaaaagtaaaaaaaattcagaatacATAAATCGGAGGGTTCGATTTGTGTTAAATGCGagttgtttgattttaaaattttgcttaACAAATCGCATGGTCCGACTTGTGGGTAGGCAAATATGAATTTCGGAAGTTAGAAAACGGACCCTCCGAGTTATTTGttgttatcaatttttttatgaaaggaAGAACTCGCATGGTCCGAGTTCTATTCACTGACACCACATAGCTGTAAAACATATGTATTCCCCACATCTGAGTCTAACACCACTTTTTCTtccatattcaaattaaaaagtgCAACTTTACTATCTaatgttttaataaaaatttttttcataatttaattttctgtactCAGTCCACAAATCATAGGTGTCTATAAGgtcattttacaaattaaaCATTCCATAGGACTGATTCTTTTCaactgaaaaaataaaaaaataaaaacgtaACTCTTCTTTCAACTTAGCTTTCATGTAATAATAAATACGTAAAAAATGTTATTCAATTTTGTATAGCACAAGTCAATACAAAACGTAACCCTTTCATGTAacaataaattttgtaaattaacTTAAACATTCTTATTTCATGTAACAAAATATCATTTGAATGAGAatgtttaagttaattttaatagatTAAAATATTTGACTAATATGAACAATTGATAAAATACCAatgtaataataaattttataaaatcaactaattataattcaaatgatataatatttttcatttcgAATCTCAttcttaattttgaaaaaaacaaaaaacactaAACTCTATAAATTATTAGTCATTGTTATTATGTGTACCTGGAATTTGTGATGCTTTGGCCACCACTTGAGGCAGGTCAAAGTTGATGCCTTCCTTGACATTGGGGTGTTTCTGGAGGATCATCCGGAGGCAGTCGCCGCCGCTGCCACCAACATCCACAAGCCTCTCGACTCCGCGGAAGCCGTCGTAGGCCTGAAGCATGGCCCTCATGAAAGGCACTGAGACCCCAGACATGGCCTTGACCATGAGCTCATTCATATCCCCTTGTTTGAGGTAGTAACTGTATGCTGCCTCTCCATTGGCCCTCTCGAAGGGCTCCTTTGAAGGATCGAGCACTGCCTCGTGCACCAACGGCCATGCTCTCATCAACGCATCCTgaattatttaagtaattattGGCTCTAATACATCCAAAAAATTTCGAAAAGAATTAAGTGAGATAACATTAGaagatatttataaatatatatctttGTTTGACTgacttttttaatatttatgtaatagttaaaaaattaattacttcatTCGTTCATTTGATATATATGCATttctttcataaaaaatattaatcaattattaaaattaatatatatataatttaatttatttttaatatatatttatattttaaaatatattttatactaataactaattttaataattaattttagtgcaCATAAAAGATATCTCCCctttcattttcaaatttattgGCAATTGTAGCTAACAACAAGAATAATAAGGGAAAAAATGggatttataattataattacttATCATTATTTTATGAATGACCTGGTGGTGCTGCAGTACATACGGCGCAAAAGATAACCCTTCCGAATCCGTCACAAGCGTTTTGCCTACATCGGTTAGCGAGTACTTCCTTTCTCCACCGGCGCCGGAAGGCGTATGCTCATTGAAGACGCCGTAGCTGGCTAGCATGCGGAGCACGCGCTGGAGGTTCTCGGCGTCGCCGTTGCCGGCGGGGAGGACTCGCTTCAGGATCTCGATGGCGGAAAGGGGATTGTTGGCGCCGCCCTGCCAGATGGCGTCGGCGACGTTGAGCCGTACGACGGCGTTCAGCGACATCGGAACACTTATCATGTTTGCGAGCTCAAGAATCGTGAGCCTCGCTTGTTTCCTGTTCTCGCTGGACTCATCCTCCAtcactctttctctttctctctcccttttttttcgtttgtttttctttttgggtaCTTGAAATCTTCCTGCAAAGtggggtatatatatatatatacattatttCATATGACCATATCACATATATATTAAAACTAATCATTANaattttttaaattaaatatatttataacaagttaaaatattaaaaataagtacaatttttacattattattactgatatattttattataatgatTATTAAAGAGTATTTTAATCAAATGTATTAAAATACATGTTATTTAACTCTTATAAAAGAAGTGACAAGTGAGTACacattttagaaataaaaaaatgtcattttgaaagtgtcatttttttattttaacatattttatataaataatttattttttgcatatatttaagattttttgtatggtaaattattattttggtcCTTAATATTTAGGTCAATTTATAGTTTAGTCtttaatgttttaaaaattttatttcaatttaaaatattttaaatagattGAATATTGttctattattaaatttgactcaaataattaacaaaacaactcttttacattaattattattggtggatcaattttacttatatattaaaatcaaatattatattactttttaaatatactaattatttgtgtcaaatttaacTATAAAACAATGTtaaatctatttaaatttttttgaaattaaaatataacgttttaaatattacaaattaaataaaaatttgtcccaaattttagagaataaaataGTATTCTATCCTTtgtaaattacaaaaatttgtaCATTTATGTGCTAATAAAAGAAACGAAAAGATTggtatatttattttatgtcaATAACCTTTTAGATTCGCCTATGATCTTCCCATATTGCTCTATTTTTTTTgagtaaaatattaatttgataccTACTTTTTTTAAATGACAATGTAATTTctgatcaaaataaaaaaaaagagtaaatagttatttttgacCATGACAAATTTGAACACCGATAAAAttgatcataaaaaaattaaactaattttttactcATGAAAgattaattttgtttgtcaaAAATATCCATTCGTTAAATTTTAAGTTGAtcccattaatttttttttattttcaaattatccCTTTTTACTTTATCCCAACCCTTTCAACTTAAGCCCTTTAagaaccaaaatcaacatcTCTCACCCTCACCTCCCTCATTCTTCCACACTTACTTGACTTAGACTCTCACCTAATCACCTCCTTCATCCTCCTTACTTTCCAGTCCACACTCTCGCGCTACTTAGTCTCACTCACTCAATCATAGCGGCAAGCTCATGTTCAAGTGACACTATCTTTGGTCACCTATATCTCCTAGATTGTCGCTGCCAGCCTCTTCACGACCAACCTCATCGCCGCCAACCTCTTTGCCACCAGCCTCGTCGCTGCCAGATCTACTTCTTCTCACCAACATAGTCGTCTCGACTTGACCACTGAATTGCTTGATTGCTATTTTGCGCCGCCAATAGCTCCTTCTCCTTGCCAACTTCGTCGCCGCCAAATCTGCATCTTCTTGCCAACCTCGTTGGCTCATTTTAACCACtggacttttttattattattctgcATCCTTGATAGTTCATTCTCTCCGTCATCCTTATTATCACTAGAAGGAGGAGAAACACCACCCCGATTCTGAGTATACAAGTCCAATTTCCACTAGGATGACACTACAGCCATCAATAACAGCAATGCCtccataattataattataactgCAACAGTTCTGAACCTCTTTACTGTTGAATTTAAAGGGTAAGGGGATGTTCCAAAGAGCAAAGAAAGATATTATTTCTTTTGTTGAGTTGGAAAAGAGGTTGTTGCTTCTTGAGCTTGTTTTAGGTGGTACAATTAGTGGCTCTTTGATGATTTTAAaagagatttaattttttaatggaGTTATTAGTAACATATTCTGGCTTGATGATTTGATTATtgtgaaaattgattttgaaagctTATCGTCATTTTTTTTGGATGAATTCAACTCCAAATTCGGCTACCAGAGGGTGCGGCCGTTGAAAGTCAAGTTACAACAGTGTCAAAAATAACACtttttcaatccttcttataaTTTGTCATTCTTCTATGGTTCTTCAATTAATAAGGTTTGATTGCAAATTTCATGGATATTATTATGCGGCTCTTTCTTTAGTAATGGAGCATCCATTTGTGTTATGCTCAATTATGAGATAATTTTGTACATTTTATGAATACggagaagaattttttaaaattacaaattataaattagAGGCATATATTTGGCTTGGCAAAGAAAGCTTAAGGTCCGATTTGTGGAACGGAGAATTCAAATTCAGGGAGGCTCAAATCGGAACCTCTAATTTTTGTTGggctcttttttatttattttaaatgtaaaaaaattggTGGGTCAATTTTgtggataaaaaaataaaaaaattcagaaagCCCAAATCAGTGGGTCAGGATTGTAaactaaaaaatgtaaaaattcaaaaatgcaaTTCTAAGAGTTCGATTTGTGATATATATACGTCACTCGTGGGCCAGTTACAtaaacttcatcttcttcaacttactttcttcttctctttcgttgttttttgtttttagtttgttcttcTTCACTTTTGTTAATATAAACCAGTAAAGAAAGAGTAacattgttttttaaaaaatagaagatagagTTATGTTAAAATTATACTATCATATTCAGATTTTATTACAAACACCTGAAGGAGTGAGATTTATATGTAAAAATCTGTGTGATACTATTGTTCCATTTACATTGTCATTTGAAGAACTAAAATGTGTTATCTGTGAAAGGATAGATCCACATATATCAAAGAGGTATCGAGTATTTTGTATCGACATCCTGTATAATGTTTGGTGGATTCGTTCTTTTTTAAACGAAGTACGTTACCTATGAGACGAGCATGTAAGAGATATTTTCAATCTATTATGAAACTCAATCACAAGTGTCATTTATTGAGTTGTacattgagtttgaacaatctGATATCAATCGAAACATCGAATGAAAATATGACAATAGTGATAATGTCGATGAGTTTGAAAACAACTATGAAGTTATTGATCCAAATGGAAATGATGATGAAGCTGATGACACATTGGAGGCAGATGTCCACTATAAGAAAAATGCTGAGTACCATCGGATTTAGCAACACAGAGTAGCGGCAAATTTACCGTAGGATTTACCAGCGGTAACAACCTCGAATTTATAAGGATAAGTAATTACCGGCGAATTTTGGTTTCCAACATTAAATTTGCTGGTaatatttggaggaaaataaaaataaattggtgTGTCCATTAGGGTCGGATTTACTGTCAAAAAAATCCGACGGTAAACCCACTTGTTGAAACGTTGTTTTGGTGACTCGCAATAGTTTACCGTCAAATTTTTAAAGGATATATTTTTatgcatttaattttaaaaagcttCTGTAGTAAAAAGTAAATCCAATGCACTTTCTCTCTGTTGAATCTGTAACCATCAAAGATATTATATTTGCcttttcatcttctccttccatatcacttatttttttattctttaatttgttatattattcattttttatttttggtttatttttttgtatattaattGGAAGGTGGAAAAGGTAAGGCATTGCTGGAGGTTAAGGTGAGTTTCATTATTTTGCAGCTTTTTGTTTTacccaaaatttaaaaatcgtCTACTGAGAACCTGCGAGGACGAAGTTCTCACCTCTTACAAACTTTTCTTTTCAGGATGGACGAGGAAGCTCACGAAGTTTTTGCTAAGTTCTTAAAGATGTTATTTCTGTTTGTATACATATGTTATAGATTCCCCTCccctatattattatattcttgtaAGACGGATACGAGTCGTAACTATAATGACATGTATgtctataataatttataagttCCTTGAGTAAGAagttttgtatatatgtatatgcttgtttttttcaagaaaaagtattttttttcctatttttcaaGGAAGGCAGCGATACAGTTTCGTGTCAaaggctcctattttattattaagtatatgaaGTCATCGTAATACATATCACTATCAGAGTGGTGCAGCCGAAAGCGTAACATTCTGATAGTAAGGGTGTTAcgttatggtatcagagcagtcttTCCTGTAGATCTTGaggaatggactgactatgcttcagtTGTATACTCTGAGTATCTATAATGTTGTAGGTCTTGTCCCGATGACGAGAGTAAGAGCTTTATGCATATGAcggtctattgattaatgcCGTTAGTCTATCATTGCATACCTTATGGTATTAAGTTTGGACAGCTTAACACTAATGGTTTATATATATGAGAGCACTAACGGGTTATCATAGACAAAATATGAGTAATACGTAAAGAATGTCACAGGATTTGGGAAATGTTAGAAGTTGTGTCTCGAGGTTGCTCGGTTACGTATCTGTTCTTTCATGGATTTTCT comes from the Arachis duranensis cultivar V14167 chromosome 7, aradu.V14167.gnm2.J7QH, whole genome shotgun sequence genome and includes:
- the LOC107459826 gene encoding nicotinate N-methyltransferase 1, yielding MEDESSENRKQARLTILELANMISVPMSLNAVVRLNVADAIWQGGANNPLSAIEILKRVLPAGNGDAENLQRVLRMLASYGVFNEHTPSGAGGERKYSLTDVGKTLVTDSEGLSFAPYVLQHHQDALMRAWPLVHEAVLDPSKEPFERANGEAAYSYYLKQGDMNELMVKAMSGVSVPFMRAMLQAYDGFRGVERLVDVGGSGGDCLRMILQKHPNVKEGINFDLPQVVAKASQIPGVTHVGGDMFKSIPQGDAIFMKWVLTTWTDDEIKKIMQNCYNSLPEGGKLIACEPVLPENSDDSHRTRALLEGDIFVMTIYRAKGKHRTEEQFRQLAVSVGFPSFKAFHVDHFYTVLEFKK